Proteins from a single region of Gossypium arboreum isolate Shixiya-1 chromosome 1, ASM2569848v2, whole genome shotgun sequence:
- the LOC108481248 gene encoding probable LRR receptor-like serine/threonine-protein kinase At3g47570: MGNTFLNLALLIIFHFSMPTFSMKLTTILTDQSALLALKDHVIHDPENVLTTNWSASSPVCNWFGVSCGSRHRRVTALDLTGLGLVGTLPPHLGNLSFLSLLYITNNSFYGRLPAQLSNLHRLKYLSFGNNYFGGEIPSWLGSLIELRRLFLYQNNFKGVIPFSLGYLSKLEFLTLFENRISGSIPSSIFNISTLQNIYLSYNMLSGCIPSGPHELLSLELIDFSSNNLSGHIPKDMFDHLPNLKELYLSVNLLSGRIPASLFKCKELQMLSLSYNQMEGSLPIEIGNLSMLQYIYIGRNHFEGKIPKQIGNLTLLVDFDCSYSNFTGMIPLEIGNLKNLQLLNLEYNNFAGSIPPQVFNISTLRTISLSTNQLSGHLPSNMGLFLPNMEKLYFNFNHLVGSIPIYISNASQLTLLDMSNNNFSGSIPDNLGNLKNLKILTLANNSLTSSRMSFLFSLTNCRVLENLLFGINSFISGELPRVVGNLSSSLEEFSASACNIRGSIPSEIGNLSHLINIELGGNKLIGQIPTTVGGLEELQSLSLEDNKLEGSIPSELCHLNKLAFLFLTNNKLSGPIPPCLGDLNSLRQLFLDSNMFSSSIPSTLTRLNYLLILYLSSNSLSGPLPIDIGKWQVLTSLDLSNNQFSGDIPTGVADLKDLTRFSLSNNRIMGSILESFNEMLSLEFLDLSRNNLSGEIPKSLEKLRYLKYFNVSFNRLEGEIPEGGSFGNYTIESFKGNEALCGAARLHVPNCKTRPLRNSKAKTKLIMYVALPIASTILVVALIIIILQNSRKGKLPTQEDMIPLGTWRRFSDHELRQATDGFNDSRLLGNGSYGSVFQGTLQDGTVIAVKVFKLELEGAFKSFDVECEVLRNTRHRNLVKVISSCSNDLNFKALVLEFMPNGSLDKWLYSNNQYLDILQRLNIMIDVASALEYLHHGNATPVVHCDLKPNNVLLDEDMVAHLSDFGIAKLLCDEVSMIQTMTMATFGYMAPEYGIEGIISTKGDVYSFGILLMEIITTKKPTDEMFAGEKSLKSWLIESISSSLNQVVDPKLLSTIRREHLKVKNYALSILQLGLECCVELPNERLHMKEIVTKLKKIKVKLLRDMERVR; the protein is encoded by the exons ATGGGGAATACTTTCCTCAACTTAGCTCTTCTTATCATCTTCCATTTTTCTATGCCTACTTTCTCTATGAAATTAACCACCATACTTACAGATCAATCAGCTCTTCTAGCACTAAAAGATCATGTTATTCATGATCCTGAAAATGTCTTGACAACTAACTGGTCAGCCTCTTCCCCTGTTTGCAATTGGTTTGGTGTAAGTTGTGGATCCAGGCACCGTAGAGTCACAGCTCTAGACCTTACTGGGTTGGGACTCGTAGGTACCCTTCCACCTCACTTGggaaatttatcattcctttctcTTCTTTATATCACAAACAATAGTTTCTATGGCAGATTACCTGCCCAGTTATCCAATTTGCATCGGCTGAAATATTTAAGCTTTGGTAACAACTACTTCGGTGGAGAAATCCCATCATGGTTGGGATCATTAATTGAACTTCGAAGGCTGTTTTTGTACCAAAACAACTTCAAAGGTGTTATTCCCTTCTCTTTAGGCTATTTGTCGAAGTTAGAGTTCTTGACTTTGTTTGAAAACCGGATTTCAGGTTCAATTCCCTCCTCCATCTTCAATATATCTACGTTGCaaaatatttatctaagttataatATGCTCTCTGGCTGCATACCCTCTGGTCCACATGAACTGCTTTCTCTAGAATTGATTGATTTCAGCTCCAATAATCTCAGCGGTCATATCCCGAAAGATATGTTTGATCATCTTCCAAATTTGAAAGAATTGTACTTAAGTGTTAACCTGCTTTCTGGTAGAATTCCTGCCAGTCTATTCAAGTGCAAAGAGTTACAAATGTTATCTTTATCGTATAACCAAATGGAGGGGAGCCTACCAATAGAAATTGGGAATTTAAGTATGCTTCAATACATCTATATTGGTCGGAACCACTTTGAAG GTAAAATTCCTAAACAAATTGGGAATTTAACTCTTCTTGTGGACTTTGATTGCTCCTATAGCAATTTTACAG GTATGATACCACTTGAGATTGGCAACCTAAAGAATCTACAATTGTTGAATTTAGAATATAACAATTTTGCCGGTTCTATTCCCCCACAAGTATTTAATATTTCGACTCTAAGGACGATTTCTTTGAGTACAAATCAGCTCTCTGGCCATCTTCCATCAAACATGGGCCTTTTCCTTCCAAACATGgagaaattatattttaatttcaatcaccTTGTCGGGTCGATCCCAATATATATTTCCAATGCTTCTCAGCTTACTCTTCTTGACATGTCTAATAATAACTTTTCAGGGTCCATTCCTGATAATCTGGGCAATCTAAAAAATTTAAAGATTCTCACCCTGGCGAATAATAGTTTAACTTCCTCAAGAATgagctttctcttttctttgacaAACTGTAGAGTCTTGGAGAACCTTCTTTTCGGCATCAACTCATTTATTAGTGGTGAACTTCCAAGAGTGGTAGGAAATCTCTCAAGTTCTCTTGAAGAGTTCTCTGCTTCTGCATGCAACATCAGGGGTAGCATCCCCAGTGAAATTGGAAACTTAAGTCACTTGATAAACATTGAGCTAGGAGGCAATAAATTGATAGGACAGATTCCTACTACAGTTGGAGGATTGGAAGAGTTGCAAAGTCTTTCTCTTGAGGACAATAAGTTAGAGGGATCCATCCCATCTGAGTTATGTCATCTAAACAAATTGGCTTTCTTGTTCTTGACCAATAACAAATTGTCTGGGCCAATACCTCCTTGCTTAGGTGATCTCAATTCATTAAGGCAACTATTTCTAGACTCCAATATGTTTTCCTCCTCAATACCTTCAACGTTGACAAGACTTAACTATCTCCTCATCCTATATTTGTCTTCAAATTCTCTAAGTGGTCCACTGCCAATCGACATTGGAAAATGGCAAGTTTTGACTAGTTTGGATTTGTCGAACAATCAGTTCTCAGGTGATATCCCAACTGGAGTTGCAGATCTCAAGGACCTCACTCGTTTTTCCTTATCCAATAATAGAATCATGGGTTCTATTCTTGAGTCTTTTAATGAAATGTTGAGTTTGGAATTCTTGGACTTGTCAAGAAATAATCTATCTGGAGAGATTCCCAAATCCTTAGAGAAACTCCGTTATCTCAAATATTTCAATGTCTCTTTTAATAGACTTGAAGGAGAAATTCCTGAAGGAGGATCATTTGGAAACTACACAATCGAATCATTTAAGGGGAATGAAGCCTTGTGTGGTGCAGCTCGACTTCATGTTCCAAACTGCAAAACCAGACCTCTTAGAAATTCCAAGGCAAAAACTAAGCTCATAATGTATGTAGCTCTGCCAATTGCCTCCACAATTTTGGTTGTGGCTCTGATAATCATTATCTTGCAAAACAGTAGGAAAGGCAAATTGCCAACTCAAGAAGACATGATACCTTTAGGAACGTGGAGACGGTTTTCAGACCACGAGCTTCGTCAAGCTACTGATGGATTCAATGATAGTAGGTTGCTTGGTAATGGAAGTTATGGTTCAGTATTCCAAGGGACTCTCCAGGATGGGACGGTAATTGCGGTAAAGGTCTTCAAGTTAGAGTTAGAAGGAGCTTTTAAGAGCTTTGATGTTGAATGTGAAGTTCTCCGCAACACTCGTCACAGAAATTTAGTCAAAGTAATAAGCAGTTGCTCTAATGATCTTAATTTCAAAGCCTTGGTGcttgagttcatgcctaatgggAGTCTTGATAAATGGTTGTATTCCAACAACCAATATTTGGATATCCTACAAAGGTTGAACATAATGATAGATGTTGCATCTGCATTGGAATATCTCCACCATGGTAATGCAACGCCAGTGGTTCACTGTGATTTAAAACCCAACAATGTTCTGTTAGATGAAGATATGGTTGCGCATTTGAGTGATTTTGGCATCGCAAAACTCTTATGTGACGAGGTTTCAATGATACAAACCATGACAATGGCAACATTTGGATATATGGCACCAG AATATGGAATTGAAGGAATTATTTCGACCAAAGGTGATGTGTATAGCTTTGGTATTCTTTTGATGGAAATCATCACAACAAAAAAGCCCACAGATGAAATGTTTGCAGGAGAAAAAAGCTTGAAGAGTTGGTTGATAGAGTCGATATCATCTTCGCTAAATCAAGTTGTAGATCCCAAGTTGTTGAGCACCATTCGAAGGGAACATTTAAAAGTCAAGAATTATGCCTTATCCATTTTGCAACTGGGCTTAGAATGTTGTGTAGAGTTACCAAATGAGAGGCTTCATATGAAAGAGATTGTTACAAAGTTAAAGAAGATCAAAGTGAAGTTATTAAGGGATATGGAACGAGTTCGATGA